A stretch of Phoenix dactylifera cultivar Barhee BC4 unplaced genomic scaffold, palm_55x_up_171113_PBpolish2nd_filt_p 000717F, whole genome shotgun sequence DNA encodes these proteins:
- the LOC103722903 gene encoding biotin carboxyl carrier protein of acetyl-CoA carboxylase-like isoform X2 produces MATCSQGSTSNITLFNFHPEFKKLRCTALFTPRRTKSGRLEALNGSKGTQIWQEPVHAAGFDKQAQRLTNSLAARCCLSSGTENDSDAIMLEENKSKVDQIIPVSLEVEPLLTAICDTSSISEFKLDLAGFHLYVKRDLVEENVPPPVPILPPAQTNTTNQTADSNGSAATASLAISKPKPSTGGIQRTASDEGLVMLPSPNVGFFRTSRTIKGKRAPPLCKEKQEVKEGQILCCIEQLGGEIPVESDVSGEIVKILRKDGEPVGYGDALIAILPSFPGIKKLQ; encoded by the exons aTGGCTACAT GCAGTCAAGGAAGTACCTCTAATATCACACTGTTCAATTTTCATCCGGAGTTCAAAAAGCTCAGGTGCACTGCATTGTTTACTCCTCGTAGGACAAAAAGTGGCAGATTAGAAGCACTGAATGGCTCTAAAGGAACTCAGATATGGCAGGAACCAGTGCATGCTGCAGGATTTGATAAGCAGGCTCAGAGACTCACAAACTCATTGGCTGCAAGATGTTGCTTATCTTCTGGAA CAGAGAACGATTCAGATGCCATCATGCTCGAAGAAAATAAATCTAAAGTAGACCAAATTATCCCAGTTTCACTAGAA GTGGAGCCTTTGCTCACAGCCATCTGTGATACATCTTCTATCTCAGAGTTTAAACTGGAT CTTGCAGGCTTTCATCTCTATGTCAAAAGGGACTTGGTTGAGGAAAATGTACCCCCACCTGTTCCAATTCTCCCTCCAGCCCAAACCAATACTACAAACCAAACTGCTGATTCAAATGGGTCTGCTGCTACAGCTTCCCTAGCCATCTCCAAACCAAAACCATCTACAGGTGGCATCCAGAGAACAGCTTCAGATGAGGGATTAGTGATGCTTCCATCACCAAAT GTTGGGTTCTTTAGGACATCCCGCACCATCAAAGGAAAGCGAGCACCTCCATTATGTAAAGAG AAGCAAGAAGTCAAGGAAGGCCAGATTCTCTGTTGCATCGAACAGCTTGGTGGAGAGATTCCTGTAGAG TCTGATGTTTCCGGAGAGATAGTAAAGATACTAAGGAAAGATGGTG AACCAGTAGGATATGGTGATGCTCTTATTGCAATTCTCCCTTCATTTCCTGGGATTAAGAAACTTCAGTAG
- the LOC103722903 gene encoding biotin carboxyl carrier protein of acetyl-CoA carboxylase-like isoform X1, protein MATCSQGSTSNITLFNFHPEFKKLRCTALFTPRRTKSGRLEALNGSKGTQIWQEPVHAAGFDKQAQRLTNSLAARCCLSSGIAENDSDAIMLEENKSKVDQIIPVSLEVEPLLTAICDTSSISEFKLDLAGFHLYVKRDLVEENVPPPVPILPPAQTNTTNQTADSNGSAATASLAISKPKPSTGGIQRTASDEGLVMLPSPNVGFFRTSRTIKGKRAPPLCKEKQEVKEGQILCCIEQLGGEIPVESDVSGEIVKILRKDGEPVGYGDALIAILPSFPGIKKLQ, encoded by the exons aTGGCTACAT GCAGTCAAGGAAGTACCTCTAATATCACACTGTTCAATTTTCATCCGGAGTTCAAAAAGCTCAGGTGCACTGCATTGTTTACTCCTCGTAGGACAAAAAGTGGCAGATTAGAAGCACTGAATGGCTCTAAAGGAACTCAGATATGGCAGGAACCAGTGCATGCTGCAGGATTTGATAAGCAGGCTCAGAGACTCACAAACTCATTGGCTGCAAGATGTTGCTTATCTTCTGGAA TAGCAGAGAACGATTCAGATGCCATCATGCTCGAAGAAAATAAATCTAAAGTAGACCAAATTATCCCAGTTTCACTAGAA GTGGAGCCTTTGCTCACAGCCATCTGTGATACATCTTCTATCTCAGAGTTTAAACTGGAT CTTGCAGGCTTTCATCTCTATGTCAAAAGGGACTTGGTTGAGGAAAATGTACCCCCACCTGTTCCAATTCTCCCTCCAGCCCAAACCAATACTACAAACCAAACTGCTGATTCAAATGGGTCTGCTGCTACAGCTTCCCTAGCCATCTCCAAACCAAAACCATCTACAGGTGGCATCCAGAGAACAGCTTCAGATGAGGGATTAGTGATGCTTCCATCACCAAAT GTTGGGTTCTTTAGGACATCCCGCACCATCAAAGGAAAGCGAGCACCTCCATTATGTAAAGAG AAGCAAGAAGTCAAGGAAGGCCAGATTCTCTGTTGCATCGAACAGCTTGGTGGAGAGATTCCTGTAGAG TCTGATGTTTCCGGAGAGATAGTAAAGATACTAAGGAAAGATGGTG AACCAGTAGGATATGGTGATGCTCTTATTGCAATTCTCCCTTCATTTCCTGGGATTAAGAAACTTCAGTAG
- the LOC103722903 gene encoding biotin carboxyl carrier protein of acetyl-CoA carboxylase-like isoform X3: MATCSQGSTSNITLFNFHPEFKKLRCTALFTPRRTKSGRLEALNGSKGTQIWQEPVHAAGFDKQAQRLTNSLAARCCLSSGKNDSDAIMLEENKSKVDQIIPVSLEVEPLLTAICDTSSISEFKLDLAGFHLYVKRDLVEENVPPPVPILPPAQTNTTNQTADSNGSAATASLAISKPKPSTGGIQRTASDEGLVMLPSPNVGFFRTSRTIKGKRAPPLCKEKQEVKEGQILCCIEQLGGEIPVESDVSGEIVKILRKDGEPVGYGDALIAILPSFPGIKKLQ, translated from the exons aTGGCTACAT GCAGTCAAGGAAGTACCTCTAATATCACACTGTTCAATTTTCATCCGGAGTTCAAAAAGCTCAGGTGCACTGCATTGTTTACTCCTCGTAGGACAAAAAGTGGCAGATTAGAAGCACTGAATGGCTCTAAAGGAACTCAGATATGGCAGGAACCAGTGCATGCTGCAGGATTTGATAAGCAGGCTCAGAGACTCACAAACTCATTGGCTGCAAGATGTTGCTTATCTTCTGGAA AGAACGATTCAGATGCCATCATGCTCGAAGAAAATAAATCTAAAGTAGACCAAATTATCCCAGTTTCACTAGAA GTGGAGCCTTTGCTCACAGCCATCTGTGATACATCTTCTATCTCAGAGTTTAAACTGGAT CTTGCAGGCTTTCATCTCTATGTCAAAAGGGACTTGGTTGAGGAAAATGTACCCCCACCTGTTCCAATTCTCCCTCCAGCCCAAACCAATACTACAAACCAAACTGCTGATTCAAATGGGTCTGCTGCTACAGCTTCCCTAGCCATCTCCAAACCAAAACCATCTACAGGTGGCATCCAGAGAACAGCTTCAGATGAGGGATTAGTGATGCTTCCATCACCAAAT GTTGGGTTCTTTAGGACATCCCGCACCATCAAAGGAAAGCGAGCACCTCCATTATGTAAAGAG AAGCAAGAAGTCAAGGAAGGCCAGATTCTCTGTTGCATCGAACAGCTTGGTGGAGAGATTCCTGTAGAG TCTGATGTTTCCGGAGAGATAGTAAAGATACTAAGGAAAGATGGTG AACCAGTAGGATATGGTGATGCTCTTATTGCAATTCTCCCTTCATTTCCTGGGATTAAGAAACTTCAGTAG